Below is a genomic region from Longimicrobium sp..
GCATCAGCCGCCGCGGGCCATGGAATCCAGGAAATCCTTGTTCGCCTTGGTCTTGCGCATGCGGCTGAGCAGGAAGTCGATGGCTTCGGCCGGCGGCATGTCCGACAGGAAGTTGCGCAGCAGGTACACGCGCGTAAGCTCCAGCTCGTTGAGCAGAAGGTCTTCGCGGCGGGTGCCCGAGCGGTTGAGGTCGATCGCGGGGAAGATGCGCTTGTCGGCGATGTGCCGGTCCAGCACGAGCTCCAGGTTGCCGGTGCCCTTGAACTCCTCGAAGATCACCTCGTCCATGCGGCTCCCCGTTTCCACCAGCGCCGTGGCGATGATGGTGAGGCTGCCGCCCTCCTCGATGTTGCGCGCCGCGCCGAAGAACCGCTTGGGCTTGTGCAGCGCGTTGGCGTCCACGCCGCCCGACAGGATCTTGCCCGAGTGCGGCACCACCACGTTGTACGCGCGGGCCAGGCGGGTGATGCTGTCCAGCAGGATCACCACGTCGCGGCCGTGCTCCACCAGGCGCTTGGCCTTTTCCAGCACCATCTCCGCCACCTGCGTGTGGCGGTCGGCAGGCTCGTCGAAGGTGGAGGAAATGACCTCGGCCTTCACGTTTTCCTGCATGTCGGTCACCTCTTCGGGCCGCTCGTCGATCAGCAGCACGATCAGGTGAACTTCCGGGTGGTTCTCGGTGATGGCGTTGGCGATCTTCTGCATCAGGATCGTCTTGCCCGCCTTGGGGGGCGCCACGATCAGGCCGCGCTGCCCCTTGCCGATGGGGGCGATCAGGTCCATCACCCGCAGCGACAGGTCGCCGCCCTGCGTTTCCAGGTGAATGCGGTTGTCCGGGTAGCGCGGGCGCAGGTTGTCGAAGGCCACGCGGTGCTTGGCCCGGTCGGGCTCGTCGCCGTTCACCCGCTCCACCTTCAGCAGCGCCAGGTAGCGCTCGCCCTCCTTGGGCGGGCGCACCTGCCCCATCACGGTGTCGCCGGTGCGCAGGTCGAACCGCTTGATCTGGCTGGGCGAGACGTAGATGTCGTCGGGCCCGTACAGGTAGTTCCAGTCCTGCGAGCGCAGGAAGCCGTAGCCTTCGGGAAGCACCTCCAGCACGCCCTCGCCCCGCAGCACCACCTCGCTGTCGAGCAGGTTCTGCTCGATCCGGTAGATGAGGTCCTGCTTGCGAAGGCCGGAATAGTTGGAGATGTTGAGCCCTTCCGCCATCTCGTGGAGCTCGGCGATGCTCTTGGTCTTGATGGTGCTAATGTCCACGTTCTGCTCCGAATGTATCAGCACGGCCCGGCTCCGTTGGTACGGCTGCCGGGTTCGCTGGATCGTTCCGCGATGTGTGCGGGAAAGCGAAGAAGAGAGGCGCGCCGCGCCCAGGTCTGCGCAGGCTGTATATCTGGGGACGATGGCCCCAACCTAAGCACCGTATACACGAGCGTCAAGGAAAAAGTGCCCGACGAGTGGGGGCCGTTCGCGCCCTGGCGAATCGTGGAGCTGCACGGCCAGCAGGTGGTTCACGC
It encodes:
- the rho gene encoding transcription termination factor Rho gives rise to the protein MDISTIKTKSIAELHEMAEGLNISNYSGLRKQDLIYRIEQNLLDSEVVLRGEGVLEVLPEGYGFLRSQDWNYLYGPDDIYVSPSQIKRFDLRTGDTVMGQVRPPKEGERYLALLKVERVNGDEPDRAKHRVAFDNLRPRYPDNRIHLETQGGDLSLRVMDLIAPIGKGQRGLIVAPPKAGKTILMQKIANAITENHPEVHLIVLLIDERPEEVTDMQENVKAEVISSTFDEPADRHTQVAEMVLEKAKRLVEHGRDVVILLDSITRLARAYNVVVPHSGKILSGGVDANALHKPKRFFGAARNIEEGGSLTIIATALVETGSRMDEVIFEEFKGTGNLELVLDRHIADKRIFPAIDLNRSGTRREDLLLNELELTRVYLLRNFLSDMPPAEAIDFLLSRMRKTKANKDFLDSMARGG